From Woronichinia naegeliana WA131, the proteins below share one genomic window:
- a CDS encoding type II toxin-antitoxin system PemK/MazF family toxin, translating to MKEGNIVLTPIPQSNQEIKNRPALILRIMPKYQDFLICGISSQLKQYIRDFDEIITSEDNDFEASGLIKISVIRLGFLTVIPSRQIIGSIGSISTTRHRRLLQNLSQYLSLENN from the coding sequence ATGAAAGAAGGTAATATTGTCTTAACTCCGATCCCTCAATCAAATCAGGAAATTAAGAATCGTCCTGCTCTAATTTTACGAATTATGCCAAAGTATCAGGATTTTTTGATCTGTGGTATTAGCAGTCAACTAAAACAATATATCAGGGATTTTGATGAAATTATTACAAGTGAAGATAATGATTTTGAAGCGAGTGGTTTAATAAAAATTTCAGTGATTCGACTTGGCTTTTTGACAGTGATTCCTTCTCGGCAAATTATTGGTTCTATTGGCTCTATTTCAACAACAAGGCATCGTAGATTATTGCAAAATCTTAGTCAATATTTATCTCTTGAAAACAATTAA
- a CDS encoding transposase, translated as MQLCQRLEQILENLRPAFSREATYQWFILLAWGVVLNSQPSAITSYVNALGLTESYYHQALHWFESKAFNVKGLTLGWSKWVSQHENLYRIKEKRVYVGDGIKVGKEGRKMPGVKRLHQESGNVAKPEWIRGHYFNALSVLVGAGKACFALPLVLRLDDGIKSKATAKEGKKGSKKEKTTLVTKMGELCTTYAEAGSYVILDAYFACGAVLKSFRQNALHLITRVRCSTVAYAPFSSVPTLRGKGRPRLWGSSIKLESLFALVEDFPTAKVWLYGQQVSVSYQCFEFHWDSPHQLVKFVLTQLPNGQRLILLSTDLCLTGPEIIAAYGLRFKIEVTFRQLIHLLGGFAYRFWLKALPTLPTWPSNLILPDYPQTVQTQILNKVEAFERFVNLHVIVLGLLQILSLELPQGIWANFPRWFRTLPSHGYPSERIAQLAIQHQAPMIFPQSPPSLLLPKFLAAKLDPFPSPDRLTLAA; from the coding sequence ATGCAACTATGTCAGCGACTAGAGCAAATCCTAGAGAATCTCCGTCCCGCCTTTAGCCGAGAAGCAACGTACCAATGGTTTATCCTATTAGCCTGGGGAGTAGTGCTCAACAGCCAACCGAGCGCAATAACAAGCTATGTCAATGCCTTAGGGTTAACAGAGAGCTACTACCATCAGGCACTACATTGGTTTGAATCCAAGGCATTTAACGTCAAAGGACTGACCTTGGGATGGTCGAAGTGGGTAAGTCAGCATGAAAATCTATATCGAATCAAGGAAAAACGAGTGTATGTGGGGGATGGAATCAAAGTGGGGAAAGAAGGGCGCAAGATGCCAGGGGTAAAACGACTACACCAAGAATCCGGAAATGTGGCGAAGCCAGAATGGATAAGGGGGCATTACTTCAATGCCTTGAGTGTTTTGGTGGGAGCAGGAAAAGCCTGCTTTGCCTTGCCCTTAGTGTTGCGGCTAGACGATGGCATCAAGTCCAAAGCAACGGCAAAGGAAGGGAAAAAAGGCAGCAAAAAAGAGAAGACTACTCTAGTCACGAAAATGGGGGAGCTTTGCACTACCTACGCAGAGGCGGGAAGCTATGTGATTTTGGATGCTTACTTCGCTTGTGGAGCAGTGCTCAAAAGTTTTCGCCAAAATGCCTTGCATCTCATCACCCGAGTGCGTTGCTCTACAGTGGCATATGCTCCCTTTTCTTCCGTTCCGACCTTGAGGGGGAAAGGACGACCACGGCTTTGGGGGAGTTCAATAAAACTAGAAAGCCTGTTTGCTCTTGTGGAGGATTTTCCCACCGCTAAAGTCTGGCTCTATGGTCAACAAGTCTCCGTTTCTTATCAGTGCTTTGAGTTCCACTGGGATAGTCCCCATCAGCTCGTTAAGTTTGTCCTCACCCAATTGCCCAACGGACAAAGACTGATTCTGCTTTCTACTGACCTCTGTTTGACTGGACCTGAGATTATTGCCGCTTACGGTCTCCGATTTAAGATTGAAGTCACTTTTCGTCAATTAATCCATCTTTTGGGCGGCTTTGCCTATCGTTTTTGGCTTAAGGCTCTTCCTACTTTACCGACCTGGCCTAGCAATCTTATCCTCCCTGACTATCCCCAAACTGTTCAGACTCAGATTTTAAACAAAGTAGAAGCCTTTGAGCGTTTTGTTAATCTTCATGTCATTGTTCTCGGCTTACTTCAAATTCTTTCCTTAGAGTTACCCCAGGGGATTTGGGCTAATTTCCCTCGCTGGTTTCGGACTCTACCCTCCCATGGCTATCCTAGTGAACGCATTGCTCAACTAGCCATCCAACATCAAGCCCCAATGATTTTTCCTCAAAGTCCACCTAGTCTGCTTTTGCCTAAATTCCTTGCCGCTAAACTTGACCCTTTTCCAAGTCCTGATAGACTTACTTTGGCCGCATAG
- a CDS encoding tetratricopeptide repeat protein, translating into MKGFLSHYTPSLMNPEDLDAIFVQRQPLLTDLLENIERSVLTEAKHHALLIGPRGIGKTHLISMIYHRVSANKVFKDKLKIAWLREEEWGVATFLDLLVRILNALIEEYKDPNLEEQVKGLYSVSTEQAEQLAGHILKQYCQDKTLLLLMENLDEIFKGLDKLGQQAFRAYLQNYGFITIVATSQSLFSGVKSRNLPFYGFFSLTHLKPLVLEEAIELLANIAKWRGDQDLADLLITPLGKSRIRAIHHLAGGNHRIYIIFSQFLTNDSLDTLVKPFMQTLDDLTPFYQSRMQFISPQQRKIIEYLCDQRGKIAVKQIAQHCFISQQTASSQLKQLREMGYVYSESEGRESFYELQEPLMRICLEAKKRRGTPNQLFISFLRVRFSRKELENRLEILPLEAIFDRECTLQALAEMEVSDDPKIVALLRDWNDAWKNSKYEKMLEISEELILIRGSGLDWIKKAQAHYFIGEFNKAIQYLNQAIKIEPDNPDVWSLRGNELYDMRLFSEASISYGKSIQLDAQNAHTWSKKALAESISNQKEKSLFSIKKALEIDSDNIYVLGNASLVYERLEDIKKAILYINKVIEINPDEDRAWREKAGILTKIDIEESLRCAEISVQLNPNSSENFKRLAMIQYLKGDYQLVINSINYSIKLYQYDDFSWMLKAISLINIGLIIEGIECLDKSVDLYSSNSVIQRKVSAKDGIKSLAQNIIIYILKKGTIKNWIKDGQFVLEIYNKHNLLDDLSSGLVESIKDINELNTSNSTAQAWLEMWQNLAGNYDEFKVALNLLKVAVEYKVNRDRRVLLQLPQEERQILEELLNPESP; encoded by the coding sequence ATGAAAGGTTTTCTGTCTCACTATACACCAAGTCTGATGAATCCAGAAGATTTAGACGCAATTTTTGTGCAACGTCAGCCACTTTTAACAGATTTATTAGAAAATATTGAAAGGAGTGTTTTAACGGAAGCAAAACATCATGCTTTATTAATTGGGCCGCGAGGGATTGGTAAAACCCATTTAATCTCTATGATTTATCATCGGGTGTCGGCAAATAAAGTTTTTAAAGACAAATTAAAAATTGCTTGGCTACGCGAAGAGGAATGGGGCGTTGCAACTTTTTTGGATTTATTAGTGAGAATTTTAAATGCTTTAATAGAAGAATATAAAGATCCTAATTTAGAGGAACAGGTTAAGGGTTTATACAGTGTTTCAACGGAGCAGGCCGAACAATTAGCGGGACATATTCTGAAGCAATATTGTCAGGATAAAACCCTATTATTGTTAATGGAAAATCTGGATGAAATTTTTAAGGGTTTGGATAAATTAGGACAGCAAGCTTTTCGTGCCTATTTACAGAATTATGGTTTTATTACCATTGTTGCGACTTCTCAAAGTTTATTTAGTGGGGTTAAGTCCCGTAATTTACCCTTTTATGGCTTTTTTAGTCTGACTCATTTGAAGCCTTTAGTTTTAGAAGAAGCCATAGAATTATTAGCCAATATTGCAAAATGGCGAGGCGATCAAGATTTGGCTGATTTATTAATAACTCCCCTGGGAAAATCTCGGATTCGAGCTATTCACCATTTAGCGGGGGGAAATCATCGTATTTATATAATTTTTTCGCAGTTTTTAACGAATGATTCTTTGGATACTTTGGTAAAACCGTTTATGCAAACGTTGGATGATCTGACCCCCTTTTACCAGTCCCGAATGCAGTTTATTTCGCCGCAACAACGCAAAATCATTGAATATCTTTGTGATCAACGAGGAAAGATCGCAGTTAAACAGATTGCCCAACATTGTTTTATTTCTCAGCAAACAGCTTCTTCTCAGTTAAAACAATTACGAGAGATGGGTTATGTCTATTCTGAGTCTGAGGGACGGGAATCATTTTATGAGTTACAGGAACCTTTGATGCGAATTTGTTTAGAGGCGAAAAAACGCAGGGGAACGCCGAATCAATTATTTATTAGTTTTTTGCGGGTTCGGTTTTCCCGTAAGGAGTTAGAAAATCGTTTAGAAATTTTGCCATTAGAAGCTATTTTTGATCGAGAATGTACGCTTCAAGCTTTGGCAGAAATGGAAGTTTCTGATGATCCTAAAATTGTAGCTTTATTAAGGGATTGGAATGATGCTTGGAAAAATTCTAAGTATGAGAAAATGTTAGAGATTTCAGAAGAATTAATTCTTATTCGTGGATCAGGATTGGATTGGATTAAAAAAGCACAGGCACACTACTTTATAGGTGAGTTTAATAAAGCTATTCAATATCTCAATCAGGCTATTAAGATAGAACCTGACAATCCAGATGTCTGGAGCCTACGAGGTAATGAGTTATATGATATGAGATTGTTTTCTGAGGCTTCAATTTCCTATGGAAAATCTATTCAATTAGATGCCCAAAATGCTCACACATGGAGTAAAAAAGCTCTAGCAGAGTCGATATCTAATCAAAAAGAAAAATCTTTATTCTCTATAAAAAAAGCTTTAGAAATTGATTCAGATAATATTTATGTCTTAGGTAATGCCTCATTGGTATATGAGCGACTAGAAGATATTAAAAAAGCTATTTTGTATATCAATAAAGTGATAGAAATTAATCCTGACGAAGATAGAGCTTGGCGAGAGAAAGCAGGAATACTTACAAAAATTGATATAGAAGAATCTTTAAGATGTGCAGAAATATCTGTGCAACTTAATCCAAATTCTAGTGAAAATTTTAAGAGACTTGCAATGATTCAATATCTTAAAGGTGATTATCAACTAGTAATAAATTCAATTAATTACAGTATCAAATTATATCAATATGATGATTTTTCATGGATGCTAAAGGCAATTTCACTTATAAACATAGGATTGATAATTGAGGGAATTGAATGCCTTGATAAATCTGTTGATTTGTACAGTTCCAATTCAGTAATACAAAGAAAAGTTTCAGCCAAAGATGGAATAAAATCTCTTGCTCAAAATATTATTATTTATATTCTTAAAAAAGGTACAATCAAAAATTGGATAAAAGATGGTCAGTTTGTGTTAGAGATTTACAATAAACACAATTTATTAGATGATCTCAGTAGTGGATTAGTTGAAAGTATTAAAGACATTAATGAACTTAATACTAGCAATAGTACTGCTCAGGCATGGTTAGAAATGTGGCAAAACCTTGCAGGGAACTATGATGAATTTAAAGTTGCCCTTAATCTGCTAAAAGTTGCAGTCGAATACAAGGTAAACCGCGATCGCCGTGTCTTATTACAACTTCCCCAGGAAGAACGCCAAATTTTAGAAGAATTACTAAATCCTGAAAGCCCTTAG